The Lycium ferocissimum isolate CSIRO_LF1 unplaced genomic scaffold, AGI_CSIRO_Lferr_CH_V1 ctg210, whole genome shotgun sequence genome contains the following window.
TCCACCTTTCAGGGTTGTAATACATCAACTTATCAAGACATTCTTCTCCCAAAAGTTTCATGTAGTCTAAGTTCTCATTCAGCTGAGACTCAAAAGTTGACTTTGCACACCTCCAGAAGCAATTCTTCCTCTCAAGGCCTCTGTATTTTTGGGACCAATTGGCTAAAACATGCCTAGCACACATTCTATGTTCAACATTGGGTAGCTTCTCTTTTATGGCACTTTCAAGACCCTGTGAGGAATAAAAAACAGGCAGTTAGTAAAGTAAAAGAACATTAGTGTAAAGAGTTATGAAAAGTGAATTCAACacttaaatcttaccttctgcATATCTGTTATAACAGTAATGTCTGTCCCATCTCCCAGCTGAAGATCTTCCTTTAAAATTCTAACAAACCAAGTCCAATTGTGCTTGTTCTAAACCTCAACTACGCCTGAGAGCCGGTGGCATCATCTCGATTGTTTCCATCTTTACAAGCAACGGCAACAAGTAATTGATCTTTTGGGATTCCCTTTAAAAAGCAACCATCCAAACCAATGCACCTACAACCAGCTAAGTATGACTTCTTCATTGCATCAAAACATATGTAGAATCCTCTAAACATTTCTTCCCACCTTCAAATGTCTCATCACTAAGCCTAACTACACATGTACTACCTGGATTTGATCTTAACAACTCAACCCTATAATCTAAAATCCTCCCAAACTCCAAAATATGGTTACCCATCAACTCAGCTAAAACTTTATTTCTTGCTCTTCTACACACAGTTCTACCAACAAAAAGATCCAACTCCTTCTTAATGAGTTGCTGAAACTCAAAAATCCTAATGCTTGATTGTTCCTTTATTCTCTCATTATAGTGACTAAATAAGAATTTGGTATTGCAAAGCTTGTTCCTATTGGTAGGGTCACACTTATGAATTGGATTATAGTTCTTCACCATAAAGTTGTTAGTCCTAGATTCAAGACTAGCAAATAAAAGCCAAGGACAACCATCTACACACCTAACCCTTACCTTTGTAGGTTCATTAATACATTTTTCAATGGCAACATGCTCATGGATCGCATACTTGGTAAGCTCGGTTCTAAATTCATTAACACTTTCAAATTGGAGGCTGTTTCCCACACTATTTTCTTGGAGGTTTTTATCAAACACAACTCTGTTTGtcatcttccttctttttgcttTTACTCTCTGTTCAACTACTCCTTCATCATCATCAGATATGTCATCTGGATCAGTCTCAAAACTGGCAGCTTCATCTGAGGGGTAATAAGGCTCATCACCAGCCAACTTACCTTCCATGGTGTCTCTATTAGCACCTTCAGATTCATCATACCCCACATCTGGCCCTTTTGGTCCTGAACCTAACTTAACATGTTCAGGGACAGGAGCTCTTTCACccctcttccttctttttctttttccagctCTCTTTTCCTCCCTAAAACCCCTTAGCTCCTCATCTACATCACTCTCACTATGTACTTCTCCTTCATCAAACAATCCATCTAGGTATGAATCTAAATCACTACCAGTTTCAGAAAAATCAGGGACAGCCCTAGTTTGTGAAGATTCAGCAGTagtatgaggggcataatttgaTTCAGCAGTGGTATGAGGGGCAGGAATAGATTCATTAGTAGTAGTAGGGGCAGGATTTGATGCAGCAGCAGTAGTGCTAGGGGCAGGATTTGGTTCAGTGGTAGTATTAGGGGCAGGATTTGATGCAGCAACAGTAGTATTAGAAGCAGGATTTGATTCAGTATTGTCAACAGTTGGAGGAGTACAAGGGACAAAAGTTGGAGGGTTAGGTTGGAGAGAGGTAGTATTTTGAGTTGGTTCAAAAGGAGGTTCATTGAATAGCTCTAAATCAGTATCAAAGGCATCAAAAGATGCAACACCACTACCCCCAATGTCTTGACCAGTCACTTTATCAAAAGAAATATCACTTTCCCCCACCACATGGGTTACATATTCTAATAAGGGTGGGACCACTAGGGGTTTTTCAACCATGTGACACACAAAAGCCTTCAAAATATCCCCATCCCCAAAACATGCAGCAACTCGGGTTGTATTCCTATCACATTTGATTTCTACCAATACCACACTATCGACAAATTTAACATAAATGGTGCATTTACCAGGGTCATACCCTAATTCTTTCACACAATCAAGCAATTCAAAGTAACAAAACCTATCTAAATCCATACGTGTAAATTCAGTTACTTGTCCACCAACGTAGGGATTTTTGCCAGTCATTAAATTCCCACCATGGTAAAATCGCAAATTAATCAGTTCATAAGACATATTTCGACCAAAAAAATAGTACAAATACTTTAATTTCATAGTCAAACACTTGACAACAACCAAATCgacatttacatattcaagcaTTTACCCAATCATTTACACTGTAAATTTgcagaaaaattaaagacgcaaaaaaaccctagttctaatcgcacaacacaaaaacaaaatgaGACAAAGGACTAACCTTTTAGTAACACAGCCGATGATTTTCCTccaaacatcaacaaaaaaGCCAACTTCGAATCGTCCAAGTTCCAAAAATCACCAACACTTCGTTATAGGTTTAAGatgaagaaaaactaaaaaaaactcTATGAAATCCGACAATATTGAGCAGgtaaactaaaaaaatatatgatttaGGACCAATATTGAATGATTTGTTGTTTGTGGTGTCGTTTGGTTTTCTTGAATTAGGATTTGGGCGTCTGATGTGGGTTTGGGTGATTTGAAACGGGTTTGGGGTGTTAAAATGGGTATGGGGTGTTAAAAATGGTTTTGGGTATTAAAATGGGTTTAttatgttaaatatattataatgGCGTGATTAGAAAATAAATCAGTTCATTTAATACGTGGCTTCACCCAAGGGCGAGTGTCGTCCACGCCATTTAGTAATTGGGGGTTTTGGTCTGTGGTGGGGtaatttaattcacttttaagatgttaaggtgtgtaataggtcgctcgtatagtttaggtatgatatcgacattttgggtatagtttaggggtgttttgatgtattttgcctagcacatacgcatatatatccatatacatggtTTATGAGTTTCGATGCAAAGTttattgtattaattttatagaAGTTGGTATAACTCAGATATAAGTAAAAATGGGCCACCAGGTTACTCAGTATGGTGCAAGTACGAGTTTAGGGGTACTTGGTCAGTAGTGGTCGagcactcgtcatgactcatcggcTTGAGTcatgataaaagtggtatcagagcagttggTAAAAGTGGCCAGTAGAGTTTTATTtctgggtgtgaagcgcgccacacttataaataggagcttccggggcatttaggaatcattgacctttccttttttttcttagatcgtacgatagagctagagtctaggaaagatcgttTCTGACCCTCTTTCCCTGTAGGTAAGTGTAGATTGacagagatgaagagatcgCCTTCAGATAGTGAGGGTACAAAGAAGGCCCCCAGGGTGGATTCGGGACCACAGATCCAAGGACCGAGTAGGAGGAGTCCTAGCTATTCTGTCGAGACGCATCCTTCGAGGACATCGAGATGACCCCCCCCCAGAGCTCGTAACCTTCATGGAGGAAGATCCGTCGAAGGCTTCCAAGGCTGAACCAGAGTTGACCCCTCCAGCTTCTCCTATGATGGAGCATTATGTTAGGGCAGCCACGAGTGTGAGTGATATCGAGTATTCTAGCCCTCTATCTTGGCCTTCGGTAAATCAGGAGCTACTAGAATATTCGTATCCCTTGAACTCGGATGGGGGAAATGAGGAGGGCCAGACCAGTAGATGGTGGGGGGCGATGAGAAGGATACTTCACTTTACAGCCCTCCAGACCAAGATCAGGACAGgccggctacaggtatatgggCCTTTTACTAAAATTTCTAATGTGTGTACAATTATTGCAGGATAGCATTTAATAGTTGACGGATGGGAATTATAAAGGAACCGATAAccaaagtatttataaaaatcGCGACTAAGATGTTTTTACCACCACTAGGAACTTGGAATTAGGAATGGAAAGCAGTCGCGTGCGTTGATTGATGGTTATTATTGGGAGTTCCAAAGGTTAAGATATCATTTGCCTAGCCAGGAGAGTAAGGGACGTTTCTAACctggagggagatgcattacaAAATTTTACTTGGGATCCATTagaacttcaattttttttctaggtTATGTGATAAAAAGGCCACGCAGCAAGACGGATACAATTCTTATAAGTAGGGGCACCTAGAATTATTAGACAAAGGTGATAAAGGttatttggcaaaaaaaaaaaaaatagagtgaTGTCAGCTTATGAATAAAAAGGAGAGGAGAGTAGGTGTTCGAGTGGAGATCGATTATTAATCCTATATTGCCAGAAATTCATAATCAAAGACTTAGGAAATGTGTTAAGAAGTCCTACAGACTTAGACATATGAGAAGTATGAGGAACTAAAAtagcccgagggaaattagAAGCATGTGAGACTTGCGGTTGGAAATTTTAAATGATTGTGAGATGTAAGACGGGCTAGCTTAGCTAAGAAAGAGAAGATATGTTAAAACCACAGATTTAGGACAAGTTTAAATAGCATTGGGGGTACTTCGTAAGTAAGGTGTTAGTAAACGATATACATGATAACTCATGTGTGATCACGTTAACTTGTATGTGTGCCCTGATAACCAATGTTACGATATGTTAAAGGTATTTATTGGATGAGGTATTGAAGTTCAAGTAGCAAGTGCTACAGGGCAAGTTGACATTGTTTCCTCTAAAGGTTAAAGTTGGATAATCATGATGCAAGAATATCAGGGAAGAGAAGGAAGTGAGTagacaagagtaagaagatTATGATGTCTTGAGAAGAGAAGAAGTGTGAGCAAGGGAAGTATGTTGCTAACAAGGGTCAAGTAAAGCTTCCGAGGGAGAGTTTAGGACGACAGTAGAGGCAAAGGACCATTCGGATAAATCTCGAAAGTAAGTATATCGAAAGAATAGAgtatggtagtatggaacaaaagacgAATGCACAGGGTTCGAAAATAGATTTTGATAAGTGGGATTGAAGAGTAGACCAACGAATAGGGATgtgaagtgggaaagaataaaCAAGTTTTGCGAAGATGTTAAGGAGTTTCTGACTCTAGAGAGGTATCTGAAGAGATGAATGCGCAGTCATATTGACACGACATGAATACCTTGGAAACGAAAAAACCGTCCCAAAAAATGACTTTAGAAATAGAATGGATTTGTACTTCTAATAGGATATTCTACGAACTTCAGGGTCAATACTATAAAAtggcaagtgaagaagattaCTTAGGAGCAATGGAAATCAAGAAAGGCCCTGAAAGCGAAAGTAAGAAAGGTACAATAATGGATTGGTTAATGAAAGTCGGGCAATCACCAAGGACAGAAGGGAGGATAATAAATTAACAAATCTGGCCAAGAGGGAAAACATCAGTAACATGGGATAAGAACCTTGATAAAGAGTACAGAGATtggattataaaagaaatagaaTGATGTATGGGGATATACATGAATACGAACGAGCCGTAGTGTCATAAAGGAAGGTGAGAACTCgatgaaggaagaaaaaaaaaggtgtatTTTATGAGGATTTCATGGTAAGGGCGGGAGCCGGTAGAAGATCAAAAGGGATATGATGCATGACATTGATACAAGCAAGTAGTTAGGAAAAATtacgggacaaaatgagctaaatTAATTAAAGGATGAGTCGTGGGAATGGGTGGTGtggaatatcaacttttaatggtgtagtataaacataaatcagaattgggaacccagagcaagaagaatttcaaggatattaagaagatagtcatggagaaagactaggattaaaggagcatggtatagtcggacactccgTAAAGGGCCTAATGAAttccgatgtccccattaattcattagcctaggGAACTACTAGGcatgaaaggtagaagtgaaaagacaataaagaatgCATCTGAATTGGATCTGATATGTatgagcattttgatttgatgcaTGACCTCAACtagcagaaaggaaaataagttaaaccatgcgatgaaaggaACTCCAGTATTATCAGGAATAGAGGAGTGAAGGATTGTTAAGGTCAGCCATATGATTAACAAAGACGGTTAAGATTCAAAGGTTACTGGTGTGTGAGAACATcctttaaaggggggaagaacaaattcaatTCTAAGATGAGCTATAATATTCCCAAGCTCGAAAGAGGGAAATGTACTGGCTTGAAGGATCCAAAATTTGAGATGAAccaatatatcaagaatgtgctaaagaaaagtgagaatggattaaatgcagGTATATCAGTAGACAAATATGGGAAGGAGAATAAGTTTCGCGAATGCGGTACGTTGTATTCCGGACTATGACTCGAATCACTCGCACCGAATAAATTTTGGGCATATTTAGATATGCCGTAAAGTACTCCAAGAGGTAGCAGAAGGAGTGAGGAAGGCTGCATGTGACCAGAgataagtataagggacaatcgggattactaaaaagaacttgtagcactagaagagatgaaagctttaaaagaggaatatttataggaagttcaataatcttcaaacgaaaggaagatagtgtgcTTATGAATGGCAAGACAGCAGTACTACTTAAGATTAGGGAGTACCTCGTAAGTCGTGAAATTCCAAGCTGCtagttatatcaattgtgagagtgtatgacatagaaccatataaacaattgCCATGATGAAATGGCTAACAGAATGGTGCAAGGACGACGATAAGGAGCCGAAGAAAAATGGAGGTtagtttaagtctcaattagtcaccggtataagagagccaaggacttaaaGAGGGATGCATACTCGTACTGGGaggaaattatgattaagtaggattttatcttggttccatgttcatgagtttattttgtaattatgcaaaaactgaggagaggaaattagaggaaaagttcaaatatgaatatgatgatattgtaaggagttgggggggggggggggggaggtcgacgaggaattaaaaaaagagatgatatggtatgtatataaggtcgactagtacaaaaaaggataatctaaaatagcacacaagaagcaagcaaggaaaggtgccATATCTGAACTAAAGAATTTGtttactagtagagaaataaggagcaaggcaaaagagtacaacaattaagagtgctcacaGATCGGCAGGGAGCcgtagcaatcatgagttaagaccatcttaatggcaacaggtcccaggacggtagctagatatcagttgaccactgggtacatacataagaacaagAGGATacggaactaatgaatgagttcgacaaagaattgggagaatatgaaagaagactaatgagccaATAGTATAAGAAcatggagatcaggaactaaaggaggactaccatttcaagaaattaatgatagcatcgtaagctcgcaagctacaacattcgagaaCGAATATTTCTAAAGAGGGGaaggttgttacacctcgcacttttagAAAATGAGTATGCCAcatacttcaccgtattaatggagtatcggatacatcccatgaagttttggaaggtacaagccatgggaagtacgtaacaataaagtaaaggatgaattacgatctcgtaagtcgtaaccgggaaggacaaccttggaaccaaaacacatgactattatcaagtatgattaatgataaatatcatgtatggagagtttcagaagattccgggaccaagaaaatagaagaaaataaatttgtcaaaatttgaaaaaaaattggcagaattttgtgtcaactttagaggggtatatctatgggtatatcaggagttttgaggtgtttcaagagcctaaaatgaagttcgtcgagtctagtttccaacacagcAAACTATTCATCAATACAAAATCgaagtagggagttatgggcattttaaaatggaCAGCCAGAGGAATACGGACCTGGGCGGAAAATCCGGAAAGCTCACTTAAAGGCCCACTTATGTGGTGAACCAGCCCAATTCAAGCTTGGCACCTATAAAAGGTCCCTTACACTTCATTTTTATTCAACTCCACAACCCTCTAGAAATCTCCTaacatctccacacctctctagaatcttccacacttctctctccattataagagtgttcttgaaggttctccaccattccaaaacattctaaaCCATCACTAAAGAGGATCAAACTCTAAAAACCCAAGCTAATTATtggagaaggattgttcttgtctctacttaatgttgtgatgaatttggtcttggaaaaagTTGAgggggtgaagttcttctagtgtaaggtatgttctccatcctatttctcatgattaagttaatttgaaggtttagcaagtcctataagagaagagaatcatagtagaAAAGTTCCAAagtattaaagtgaa
Protein-coding sequences here:
- the LOC132043098 gene encoding uncharacterized protein LOC132043098, translated to MQKGLESAIKEKLPNVEHRMCARHVLANWSQKYRGLERKNCFWRCAKSTFESQLNENLDYMKLLGEECLDKLMYYNPERWNKVYMKYTTKCDIIYNNMTECFNSWLLAARHKTVINMLEEIRVKMMKRVGQMREFCVS